The Sebastes umbrosus isolate fSebUmb1 chromosome 1, fSebUmb1.pri, whole genome shotgun sequence genome includes the window CAACACAGTGTGTGTTGTCTATCAAGTGACGTGTAATTTGTAAATCAATTCAAGCACTGGCTCACTCAACTCGAGAACACAGAGTTCTCGGGTCTCATCGCTCACCTCTTACGGCCTCTCCCGCTACAAGAAGAGCAACGCGTCTTCCCGGACGACCGCTTGTGATTCCCAGGCCGCCTTCTGGACCCTGTGCCATGGCAGTTAAAACAACGCTTCTGCAAGATGGAGAAGGACATTCAGACGGAGAGACAGGAAAGAACTGGACACCCACCTCTTACGACCTCGGCCGTGACAGGAGGTGCAACGCTTGTTCCTGGAACGACCGTTACCGTGGCAGAATGGACAACGCCTCTGCAGAATGAGATGAGGGTTTGGGTTATGTGTCCACCAGAAAAGGTGCCTCAAAGGGCAGGTccattattttttgctttttttgaggtttttatatcatcctgtagcttcccagtggtgttccttatgtattcaaatctgaacattcacattttggtcgAAGTACGTacgttttagcatcaaaatgctattttcccaagccttataaaacatttttcccaTGGGACATAGGTTGGTGGTCAGGATGCTCCCTGTtgggagaagcagacaggactACCGGCACGAAAGCTAAGCAATGTCCTGCTGTGGTGACgtcacgttagttcagatccaaaagtcacacaataacacaaacaaactaaccaatcgctgcagcggtagaccagcaactcccatgttctgcgagttaaaatgactgtttttgtcaaagggagtctggtggctgtgaagagagcatagataacgtcttcagttccccgttgaaAAGGGCTGGCTGATGGCGAGgttaagtggtgaaaatattctaaatatagcgtacacttaaagggactattgaTTTTTTacgtggctaaaatacgtttttctgctgctcccgtccacagccgctttacctcactGTCAGACAGcactttccgacggggaactgaagctgttatatcgctctctacgaagccaccagactccactgacaaaaaaaacagtcattttacctcacagaacacagaagACATCAAAAAATCTAACTAACTACAATTAACAATTAAcactctgagacccacaatagatcagtttttgtcttttttaggggggtacagggggccaaaatttagcctgactttagagcgttatttagccaccTTCCCAACAAACTagcatgacacggttggtaccaatggactccttTAGGCtttatatgatatctgtaccttcattCTAGCTCTGGAACCTGCTAAAGCCtctaaaagacagtaaagtcggccatattttcttacatgtttaatatgaaacaatgaatcaattaagAGTGAAAATAATTGTTCGATGCAGCACTAATGTGTTATTAACCTGAACagaaaatgaagacattttggGTGCTAGGAGAGTTCTGTTATGTTACATGATGTCTGGATAATGAAAATTGCCAGATGGAGGTGTCAATGTGTGAAGATACAGCTTCCACTGTCCTTTTATGTTAACGTTGTACAAAGAAACATACAAGAAGAACAGACACCAAACTTAATATCTGCTCCTGATACTGTATAAGCTCTATACTGAGAAACCTGAGGGCTAACCATGACCTTGCAGTGTGGATTGAACTGCATCATGAACTGGACCTTCCTTCTACTCTTGCTGCAAATTATGTAGTAAATCCTTTAAAAACAAGACATCTCACCTGGCCTCTTCCATGACAAGTAGTACAGCGAGTTCTTCCACAGCCGTTGCACTTGTGACAtggctaaaacacacacacacacacacacacacacacacacacacactttacttaCACATTACTTTGATACAGAgaacacacaaaagcacaacaaTAGCTCACTCAGGAGTACAGAAAGCTGTACCTTAACGAAGGATGAGTGTGGCACGCGGACCTTCTCCACCCTGTCGGTGTATCTCTGAGGCAACGACACAGGAATGTCCCACGGTGGAGGGCTCATACCAAACTGAGGACCATCAACCACCTGTCctgtttgaagaaaaaaaataaacaggacAACATGATTAATGAAGAGCGGTGATTGAACTAAATAAGTcaaccacaaaaaaataaagatttgcaATCTTGCAGCTTCTGCCATAAAAGTCACGTGCCCTCGAAGTAAGGTAAGAAATGTTGCCATGCTCGTGGCGTGTCTCCAAAGATGACGATGTTGGTTGGTCAGTCCACTTTCGTTCAGACATTCGTAGTTCCCCACATGATGTATGCATCACtgtggtgatcccctgacctttcatctagcgccatcatcaggtcagatTTTTCAGTTGTCCAATACTTCGGTTTGTCagcaaatacctgcagaactaatgatattcccatcagcctcagctgtactttgtgtttagtgctaactagctaatgttagcataaGAGGTggacgtcatcttggttttttggaagtgacacgagaaggtggagctaagcacaaccggaaccctgaataagacattttcaggcgaccaaaaatgttacaattaactttcatgaattgaaaacacactgtgaaagggttaaagttctaagacgaaaacgcgaacaactcccagacaggaAAACGCTATGTTAGCGAccatcaatcacaaggtagccacgccctaaagcataccctgctttgtggtctatttcactctaaatgggaccataatttacttgTAATTTGTTAGCTCAGATAAATGTTTTTACCATTGTAGGGTTCAAACTGCCAGGCGCTGGTTCTGGTCTCAGCGTAGGTCTCCAGTCGATACTGCAGAAGGAAGACAATCAGATAACACTGGACTTTGGATTCATGTTGTCAGTCAGACTGATATGTTCCCGCTAAATTGGAGTTTTAAGAGGAACTTAACACCCCTTGGAAATCTTGTTTCTGCTGTATTCTGGGAAGGTTTGCTTTATTTCAGTATGTAAAACACTCTTCAATCATTGGATGTGGTTTGTATTTGAATGGTGCctaaacatttaaatacatgAGGCACAACTGGAATGGGGATCATCTGTGACTCCATGCGTTAGTTActccatgtcatgatttgaatCAGAGGATAACGTACAAAGTGCTGAGGTCACAGGACTACCCAGTGAGTTGTGAGTTTTTACAGTCTGGTCAGTTGcatcagaaagagagacagctaACTCAAGCTCCCCTTTAggtaaaacaacacatttaaagggatagtttgggtgttttgaagtggggttgtatgaggtacttctccatagtcaatGTATTACCTATAGTGGATGACagtcggcatgcccccagtttggagaaacagacaggagttaccgcgatgtactgctgtggatgagACCGGCAGccaaacacattttagacatcTAAAAGAAcgacctaaaaaaatcaatatcagtttaagtgtacattatatttagaatattttcaccggtttaccttgccgtgaggcagctatacagtctatgttaccgactgggaactgaagccgttgtctatgctctcaccaaagcaaccatcaacctccaaaatatatatataaataacatgaaacaaacaaaccgatcgaggcagcagtaAACGAGCAaacccgtgttctgcgaggtaaaatcctttttttttttttccaatggagtcatGTGACTtgggagagagcatagataacagctgtGTCTGATCTCCTTAAACCTTATACTCCAATCGGGACTCTCCGCTCTCAGAATACAGGGCTCCTGTGTGGTCCCGGAGTGAAAAAGAAGACAGCAGGCCAAAGGGCCTTTTCCTATCGAGCCcccttcctctggaataacctcagtatggacatcagacagtctgattaTGTGGAAGcctttaaatccaaactcaAAACCCATCTTTTTGCCCTAACTTTCAATTAAttagttattgttttattattcgGCTGGTGGGTCGGTTTCAGTCTCGATGTATAATTCAAGCCCAGTTGTCCTGCCGAAGAGAATAATATTAACTTTAAGCCACTGTCTCTCAATAACCCTCTATTGTTTATGTCCCACAAGCACTGCTGTGTgcctctttgtctgtctctctctgcccccCCCCTTACATGGTGGAGAGAAGGTCATGTGGCtcaggctctatctgtttggcaatGCTTGGAAGCTGCTtaacatcctcctggatccatctcttcatgtatgttcacattatatgtatcaatttttgtcatatggattgtctatgttatatttgcattatgttgttactctgtaaaCATAACAGCTATTGCATGTCTGTcatcctggaagagggatcctTCCTCTGTTCGtgcttcctgaggtttcttccatttttcctcatccgatgagCAGGtcatactgtaaaggacagaggatgTCGTATCCTgtgcagattgtaaagccccctgaggcaaatttgtgatttgtgatattgggttaTACAAATaatattgacttgacttgacttcaGTTTCCCGTTGGAAAGGggttgtctgacggcaaggtacagcagtgaaaatattctaaatatagcgtacacttaaactgatattgatttttataggtgggcctttctttttggtgattaaaatacgttttgctgccgcccccgtccacagcagtacattgctttgctcccgtgctggtactcctgtctgtttctccaaaatgccgaccgtcatctactgtaagaaatacactgactatggatatgtaactcatacaaacccacttcaaaacacccaaactatccctttaaagccaCCTTCAAACAAAGATTCCCCAAAATATGCATTTCGCAAAGCACTAGTTATTCCCCCTCTGCACACTATTAGGTACTAGAATGTGTTCACACATGTCAGGTTGGTCCAGGTTAGATATTAGATAGGTAACATATTCATCCATTGATTTGTGCAAGAGATGTATGCTCCTACCCTGTACACAATGATGGGTTTGAGCTCTTTGAAGATGAGGTTCCTGGCAGGTTTGGAGCTGTACCTCCATTTAGATTCTACAAACTTGAGCAGGGCATCTCTGGCCACATCCTCCGACACTGTGGGGACCCTGgaggagcaaacacacacacacacacacacacacacacacacacacacacacacatgggtaTGTACATCTTTTATCCCATCATGCCTTCATATCTCTGTCTGAAATCTTGAGAGACATTCAAGTCTCTCACATCAAGACCAAGAACAGAATCAAAAAACAGAATCATCAGCAAAGTATCTTATAGATAAAGTGaattatttatgtgtgtgttacctgacaTTGGGCACCAAAGTGTTCCTGTTGAGTTCAGGCTGGGGGGTATAGGCAGGCGGAGGTGGATACAATGGGTTGTCATCCTCTGGTAATTAACACAAACATAAGATGAAGGTTGGGAaaagttaaagaaaacaaaagagaagagaaCAAAAGACTCACCTCCTCCTTTGTGGCCCTGATATCCATGTATGTCATCCAGCCAGCCAGGAGGGGGCGCTGATGGTCCCTCCTCTGGTATGTTTGGATCAAATGCACCTGAGAAGATGAGGTGAAGAAGAGGTTGTTTCTCTGGTTGTGTCCGACATTCCATgatatttagtacactaaaacagtatgtgagattttttagcaagtccgaaaccttagtatgaaaccaatagtatgcgaatttcatactatttctggtgaaatattacagtatgcaatcaCTGGACACTACGGCAACATAAATAGCCtacaatgcaatgtggtagtgCCGACAATGTTCAAAACAGACAAtggcggacagctctgtaacatcaacaaCGCTTCAATTTAGGTGTAACTGTAAGATTTTGATGGGAGGgggtgggtttagacggagctcctgaggcgatgctactttcaaattatgctagctttccaacatcatcgaccctatctttaaattggtattttggagggattattgatcaatttgatcaattctcgattggtaaaaaatgattaaatttagcaccaaatctgtgcaaCAAATGGTATccaccccaaaattgctgcaacatcttatgagacataatagagcatggcaatggccatcatatacttctatcaaaatgttctaagcccttatacactttcacaatttattttaattaatcaattcatttattcatgattatttctgatttatgactagaataaaattaattaatcttcatgttcccggctttcagatgatgtacaacacctctatgtgacatctactgttgacctgctatctcctctAAAGTCCACATGTCccccctctaaaaaagacagaaacaggtctattgtggctctcagagggttaattcaTACAAAGTAAGTTGAACAAAAGTACACTttttgggtatgtagtgcacaATATGCGATTTCGGACACAGCCTGTGTCTCACTGACATTAAACACACCTCAGGCTGATAGATGAAGTACAATCATTTCTCTGTTGTCACAGTAAAGTTTGTGTTTCCAGCAACCTGTTTGTATGCATATTTTCATACTGCACATAAAAAACCTGGATGGACACAAGGGGGGAAacaaaatattgcaaaaaaagtttttacactTGGCTGGTGTGGAAAGGTGTATCGATAAAAGCAAAATGTGACAGACCTGTCTGTATGTTCAATGGGTAGCTCAAACAGAGCAGTTTGAAATCTTTACTTGAATCTTCCTTGTATGTTTTATCATGCTAACAATGGGAATCATCTTGCTAAGGAGGGGTGGACAGTGTTTCTGTCAGTGTGGCAGGAAGGGAGGATGCATTCTTCAGGAAACTGGTTATAGCCCAAAGGAACAGACGAGATGCAGGCAACACTAACATTACTGAAGGCTTGCTAATAGCAGTAGATATCAGCCGATGCAGCCgtagactgcatataagaagtggacgtagtcaccatgacgtcacccattggtttgtggaccataaactcatgtttacaatgcttactgaggtaataaatcaagtgagaagtaggctcattttctcatagacttctatacaatcagacttctttttgcaaccagaggagtcgccccctgctggctattagaaagaatgcaagtttaatgcactggcattggcttcacttttgagacccggaggtagcccactggatGCAGTCGAGGAAATAAACTCAAGAATATACCAGTTTGCCGATGCGACACTGCGCAAACATGAAAATAGTCTCCACAGCTCTGAGAGAAGTAAGATCATTTTCAGTTCATCCACACTCTGACAGTTCCTCAGTAGATCCCACCCTTCCATTGTCCAAGCTGCTGAGGACAGACTGCAGTAACCACACTGCAAATACCATTTCTACCAACACTTTGTGTTTGTCCATTtacctttgtttttttatggtttcTCTTCAAAGGGTCCATGGGAGTTCTGTAAATAGAGCATGCCTCAAAAGGCTGAACAGGAGGAGCCAATACAATATAAGACTTCAATGTTTGTCTTCACTATAACACATTACTGCTGCATACCGGTTGGACAAAACTACTGATTATGgtggacagaacctgccaaaatcaaaaatcaatcaatcaatagataaataaatgactcgataaataaataaataaatatgtcattgaatgtagcataaataatattaaaaataaatgtagtcattatttaattgataaatgtgacataaattgatatttctgttttaattggcttctttatatatttatctgtgtattaattcccttatttgtttactcttctgtttaatttccccttttatttatttttgcatttagtttttaattattgacttatttttgcatttattattttatttaattatttaatatttatttataaatgtatgtatttattaatgtatttatttattcaagcatgattttccctttgctgtattttctgtattcttttctttatacatttcaacaaagataaataaataaagaagccaattaaaagagaaatatcaatttatgacacattttatcaatgaatGGCATTGATATTtaatttcaatattatttttgctacatttaataacatatatatttatttatcgagtcgtttattgatttatttctcattttggcaggttccgttcTCCGTAACTGATACAGCTACTCAGTTTGCATGTAACACatccatctccatgacaactgatcAAACTGCTGATGAAGACGATGTGATATGGTTGAAAGCATCGGAAAAGGTTAGTAAGTAGACCTTGAGAAGGGATTGTTTTGTCTGTAGTGTATCAACTGTAATTTGAAGATTTATCCCCTGAAATATTTTTATGGTCAAATATTTTCATAAGATCTGCCAAATTTAACTACAGACAAACAACATAAATGACAGATCATGTCATCAGTCAGTTCATACAGTGAACTGACTGTATGTGTTTCCAACATATTTGCATTGCGGGTGGAGTTCAGGTAGGTCTGGTGAAAGGTAAAGTGAGCCTATTGAGTAACACTGTCAGCAGATATGAGAAACAAAAGGTGGGACCACTCCTACATTGCAAGTTCTTACAAGGTTTCTGTTGCACAACAACATCGCAATAAATTACAACTACAACTGTTAAATATGTAACTTTCCACTGATATAACAAACAAATACtgtttagggctgcacaattaatcaaaacttTATCGAAATCACAATaaggcctactgcaattttcaaatctcaggaggcgcaatatttgttaaatgtgtgtcaaaataccattttaaatgaattattgtggtgctgcagagatgccccagctttcacattatattctacatatatacagtatatatatatataaatataagctGTTTTCATGGAAATTACACCTTTCTATGGGataatattttgttatataGAAAAACAGATGTCAGAAAGTCAGATACAGGTTATAACTCCAGTTTTTACCAAATATGTAGTTACTGATCGCaatttcaaatttcaaaaaacGCTTTCGGTCACAAAAGTGAGTCACGAGCTGTTACTGGACAGTATTGATGTTAAAATGAGAGTTACACTGAAACATGTCAGTTTAAACAAGCAGAGCGAAAGAAGAACACTGAAGCGTAGGGTTAAGGGCGTTTCTGAAGTGTGTCAGGGTtcaaattaaggctgtcaaagttaacatctgatatcacaattgcaatatcagtcaaaataatcacaattagatactTTTTTAAATCGTTTGGCCCTAAACAATTTTCCCTTTCAGACGggcttgcatggcagcctctgccatcagtgtatgaatgtgtgtgtgaatgggtgaatgctgacatgtagagtaaaatgctttgagtggtcagaagactagaacaagtgctatataaatgcaagtcctaTTTGCCATGCAACCAGCATAGATTGAAAAGTTACAGGTAATCATAATAAGCATATATCCCAAAATGTCCCAAACTATATATCTTCACAAACagtcaaggccacgccccccttttgggggatagaaaaccaaagat containing:
- the LOC119491357 gene encoding protein SSUH2 homolog isoform X1, with amino-acid sequence MNDQDEDLGAFDPNIPEEGPSAPPPGWLDDIHGYQGHKGGEDDNPLYPPPPAYTPQPELNRNTLVPNVRVPTVSEDVARDALLKFVESKWRYSSKPARNLIFKELKPIIVYRYRLETYAETRTSAWQFEPYNGQVVDGPQFGMSPPPWDIPVSLPQRYTDRVEKVRVPHSSFVKPCHKCNGCGRTRCTTCHGRGQKRCFNCHGTGSRRRPGNHKRSSGKTRCSSCSGRGRKRCTFCHGHGYRTCSVCHGSQNLLHFIQLTVTWKNDISDFIPDRQPDFPDKKFEKVAGDPFFIDESVLVYPIQGFPDQEICDVSTKLINEHLNRFSSTSRILQQRQTIELVPLTHAYYTYSGKDHSFFVYGVENKVFASKYPSACTLL
- the LOC119491357 gene encoding protein SSUH2 homolog isoform X2, encoding MNDQDEDLGAFDPNIPEEGPSAPPPGWLDDIHGYQGHKGGEDDNPLYPPPPAYTPQPELNRNTLVPNVRVPTVSEDVARDALLKFVESKWRYSSKPARNLIFKELKPIIVYRYRLETYAETRTSAWQFEPYNGQVVDGPQFGMSPPPWDIPVSLPQRYTDRVEKVRVPHSSFVKPCHKCNGCGRTRCTTCHGRGQRRCPFCHGNGRSRNKRCTSCHGRGRKRCTFCHGHGYRTCSVCHGSQNLLHFIQLTVTWKNDISDFIPDRQPDFPDKKFEKVAGDPFFIDESVLVYPIQGFPDQEICDVSTKLINEHLNRFSSTSRILQQRQTIELVPLTHAYYTYSGKDHSFFVYGVENKVFASKYPSACTLL